A stretch of DNA from Desulfosarcina ovata subsp. ovata:
TGTTATGCCTACCACCGGTCCTGCTTGACCCGGCATTACAAAGAACCGGTTTTGGCGGCAACCAGCTCGTTCACCGAAGGCGCTTCCGTGTTTGGCGGCCAGGCCAACCTTTTGCAGGCCATCAACAATATTTTTACCGTATATGATCCGGCCGTTATCGCCGTCCATACGACGTGTCTGTCTGAAACCATCGGGGACGATATCCCCCAGATATTCGCCAAAGCTGAGAATGAAGGCAAGATTCCGGACGGCAAGTATGTGCTGCATGCCAACACCCCCAGCTATGTGGGCACCCATGTGACCGGTTTTGCCAACATGACCAAGGCCATGGTTGATTATTTTGCAACCGCCAACGGCCACAAGGAGAAGTGTGTCAACCTGATTCCTGGCTGGGTGGAGCCTTCGGATATGAAGGAAATCAAACGCATTGCCTTTGAGATGGGCGTCAAGTCGATCCTTTTCCCGGATACGGAAAATGTGCTCAATGGGCCGCAAACCGGTAAGTTTACCATGTACCCCAAGGGCGGCGTCACCATTGATCAGTTGAAAAAAACCGGGAGCAGCCGGGGAACCATCGCCCTCGGTCGTTTGGCGTCCGGACCGGCTGCCAAGGCGTTGGACGCGAAATGCAAGGTGCCCTGCGAGATTCTGGATCTGCCCATTGGCCTCAAGGCCACCGATCGATTCGTGGATGCCTTGAGAAAAATGGCCGGCGTTACGGTTCCGGATTCGTTGAATCTGGAACGTGGGCAGATGCTGGACATTATCACCGACATGCAGGCCTATCTTTACCACAAAAAAGTCGCTTTGGTCGGCGACCCGGATCAGTTGGAAGCACTGACCGAGTTTCTAATCGATATCGATATGCTGCCGGTTCATATCATCACCGGTACCAGGGATAAGAAGTTCGAACAACGGATCCAGGAGCTCACCGCAGACCTGCCTTGCAAGGTGAATGTGAAAAGCGGTTACGGCGCAGATATGTTTCATTTTCATCAGTTGATCAAAAATGAGCCCGTGGATCTGATGTTTGGCAATACCTATGTCAAATATATTTCCAGGGATGAAGATATTCCCTTTATCCGGTTCGGATTTCCGATCATGGACCGCATCGGCCACAGCTACTTTCCCACCGTGGGGTATCAGGGGGGAATGCGGCTTTTGGAAAAAATTTTGGATGCATTGATGGATCGCCAGGATCGGGATTCTTCAGAAATTGAATTTGACCTTGTAATGTAATTATTAAGAGGGAAACATGGCCAGCATCTCTATACTTAAAGGCAGAGAAAAGCAGATTTACCAAAAAGGCAGTCAAGACTTTGATATGTCGTGTGATAAAAAGAGTCTGGCCGGTTCCATCAGCCAGCGGGCGTGTGTGTTTTGCGGATCTCGGGTGGTGCTTTACCCCATCGCCGATGCGCTGCATCTCATACACGGCCCGATTGGCTGTGCCTCCTACACATGGGACATCCGCGGCTCGCTCTCATCCGGTCCGCAACTGCACCGCATGAGTTTCTCCACCGACTTGCAGGAGAGAGATATTATCTTTGGCGGTGAGAAAAAATTAACCAACGCACTGGACACGCTGATCGATCAATATAAACCCAAAGCCGCGTTTGTCTACGCGACCTGTATTGTCGGTTTGATTGGCGACGATATCGATGCCATCTGCAAGAAGATGTCCGAAGAAAAAGGTATCCCGGTTCTGCCGGTTCATTCCGAGGGCTTCAAAGGCACCAAAAAGGACGGATACAAAGCGGCCTGTGATGCCATGGCCAACATTGTCGGTACCGGATCAATAAAAGATATCAGTCCGCTCAGCATCAACATCATGGGCGAATTCAACATTGCCGGCGAGGCCTGGGTCATTCGCGACTATTACGAACGGATGGGTCTCGAGGTGGTGTCGGTTTTCACCGGGGACGGCCGGGTCGAAAATATCAAACGATCCCATGGCGCTGCCCTCAACGTGGTGCAATGCTCAGGTTCGATGCTGCATTTGGCGCAGCACATGCAAGAAAAATACGGAATCCCTTATATTCGGGTTTCCTATTTCGGAATCGAGGATATGTCCAAGGCGCTCTATGATGTGGCCGAACATTTCCAGGATATTGATCCCGAGGTCCTGCCGCGGACCCAGGCACTGGTACGGGAGGAAGTCAAGAAGATCCATCCGGTCCTCAAGCAGTACAAGAAAAAGCTTCATGGGAAAAAGGCCGCCATTTACGTCGGCGGCGCGTTCAAGGCCTTCTCCATGATCAAGGCGCTGCGGACGCTGGGAATGGATGTCGTGCTGGCGGGGTCGCAAACCGGAACCAAGGAAGATTACCAGGTCCTCAAGGACATGTGTGACGACGGAACGGTGATTGTGGATGATGCCAATCCTGTTGAG
This window harbors:
- the nifK gene encoding nitrogenase molybdenum-iron protein subunit beta, yielding MLMRHTPKEIPERKALTVNPAKTCQPIGAMYASLGIHGCLPHSHGSQGCYAYHRSCLTRHYKEPVLAATSSFTEGASVFGGQANLLQAINNIFTVYDPAVIAVHTTCLSETIGDDIPQIFAKAENEGKIPDGKYVLHANTPSYVGTHVTGFANMTKAMVDYFATANGHKEKCVNLIPGWVEPSDMKEIKRIAFEMGVKSILFPDTENVLNGPQTGKFTMYPKGGVTIDQLKKTGSSRGTIALGRLASGPAAKALDAKCKVPCEILDLPIGLKATDRFVDALRKMAGVTVPDSLNLERGQMLDIITDMQAYLYHKKVALVGDPDQLEALTEFLIDIDMLPVHIITGTRDKKFEQRIQELTADLPCKVNVKSGYGADMFHFHQLIKNEPVDLMFGNTYVKYISRDEDIPFIRFGFPIMDRIGHSYFPTVGYQGGMRLLEKILDALMDRQDRDSSEIEFDLVM
- the nifE gene encoding nitrogenase iron-molybdenum cofactor biosynthesis protein NifE, which produces MASISILKGREKQIYQKGSQDFDMSCDKKSLAGSISQRACVFCGSRVVLYPIADALHLIHGPIGCASYTWDIRGSLSSGPQLHRMSFSTDLQERDIIFGGEKKLTNALDTLIDQYKPKAAFVYATCIVGLIGDDIDAICKKMSEEKGIPVLPVHSEGFKGTKKDGYKAACDAMANIVGTGSIKDISPLSINIMGEFNIAGEAWVIRDYYERMGLEVVSVFTGDGRVENIKRSHGAALNVVQCSGSMLHLAQHMQEKYGIPYIRVSYFGIEDMSKALYDVAEHFQDIDPEVLPRTQALVREEVKKIHPVLKQYKKKLHGKKAAIYVGGAFKAFSMIKALRTLGMDVVLAGSQTGTKEDYQVLKDMCDDGTVIVDDANPVELSKYSIEKKVSLFVGGVKERPMAFKLGIGFCDHNHERKLSLAGYSGMINFAREVYASVTSPVWQFAPQRNQ